A region of Streptomyces sp. NBC_01267 DNA encodes the following proteins:
- a CDS encoding LacI family DNA-binding transcriptional regulator, protein MKDVAARAGVGLKTVSRVVNGEPGVTPDTERRVQEAIEALGFRRNDSARVLRKGRTASIGLVLEDLADPFYGPLNRAVEEVARAHGALLINGSSAEDPEREQELVLALCARRVDGLIVIPAGDDHRYLEPEIAAGVATVFVDRPAGKIDADMVLSDSFGGARDGVAHLIAGGHRRIGFIGDQPRIHTATERLRGYHAAMTEADLTVEDAWVSLGVTEAERVRAAVGALLDGPEPVTAIFAGNNRVTVTAVRVLAERDQPVALVGFDDIELADLLGITVIAQDAAALGRTAAETLFRRLDGANDAPSQKVLPTRLIARGSGEIPPA, encoded by the coding sequence ATGAAGGACGTCGCCGCTCGTGCCGGAGTCGGCCTCAAGACCGTCTCACGGGTGGTCAACGGCGAGCCGGGCGTCACGCCCGACACGGAGCGCCGGGTGCAGGAGGCCATCGAGGCCCTGGGGTTCCGCCGCAACGACAGTGCGCGTGTGCTGCGCAAGGGCCGTACCGCCAGCATCGGCCTGGTCCTGGAGGACCTCGCCGACCCGTTCTACGGGCCGCTGAACCGCGCGGTGGAAGAGGTGGCCCGCGCCCATGGCGCCCTGCTCATCAACGGATCGAGCGCGGAGGACCCCGAGCGCGAGCAGGAACTGGTGCTCGCGCTGTGCGCCCGCCGGGTGGACGGGCTGATCGTGATCCCGGCCGGTGACGACCACCGCTATCTGGAACCCGAGATCGCCGCCGGGGTCGCCACCGTCTTCGTCGACCGGCCCGCCGGGAAGATCGACGCGGACATGGTGCTCTCGGACAGCTTCGGCGGCGCGCGCGACGGCGTCGCCCATCTCATCGCCGGGGGCCATCGCCGGATCGGCTTCATCGGGGACCAGCCGCGCATCCACACGGCCACCGAGCGACTGCGCGGCTACCACGCGGCGATGACCGAGGCGGACCTGACGGTGGAGGACGCCTGGGTCTCGCTCGGCGTCACCGAGGCGGAACGGGTCCGTGCCGCGGTGGGGGCCCTGCTGGACGGACCGGAACCGGTCACCGCGATCTTCGCGGGCAACAACCGTGTGACGGTCACCGCCGTACGGGTCCTGGCGGAGCGCGATCAGCCGGTCGCCCTGGTCGGTTTCGACGACATCGAACTGGCCGACCTGCTGGGCATCACCGTGATCGCCCAGGACGCGGCGGCGCTGGGACGCACCGCCGCCGAAACGCTCTTCCGCCGACTGGACGGGGCGAACGACGCACCGTCCCAGAAGGTGCTGCCGACCCGGCTCATCGCGCGCGGCTCGGGCGAGATCCCGCCCGCATAA
- a CDS encoding ROK family protein, with protein MHNHLVAALDIGGTKIAGALVDGRGQILVRTQAPTPAKEDGDTVMDAVRTVLADLAADPRWERTTAVGIGSAGPVDASDGTVSPVNVPGWRDYPLVGRVRDAVGGLPVTLVGDGVAMTAAEHWRGAARGYDNALCMVVSTGVGGGLVLGGVLRAGPTGNAGHIGHISVDLDGDSCPCGSRGCVERIASGPNIARRALADGWLPGPDGDATAAAVAAAARSGDPVATASFERAAQALAAGIAATATLVEIDIAVIGGGVAGAGEVLFAPLRRALRDYATLSFVQQLKVAPALMGNDAGLVGAAAAASLGEPGGAAAVVSS; from the coding sequence ATGCACAACCACCTGGTAGCCGCGCTCGACATCGGCGGCACAAAGATCGCCGGCGCGCTGGTGGACGGCAGGGGGCAGATTCTCGTCCGCACACAGGCGCCGACGCCCGCCAAGGAGGACGGCGACACGGTGATGGACGCCGTCCGGACCGTGCTGGCGGACCTCGCCGCCGACCCGCGCTGGGAGCGTACGACGGCCGTCGGGATCGGCAGCGCCGGCCCCGTGGACGCCTCGGACGGGACCGTCAGCCCGGTGAACGTGCCGGGCTGGCGCGACTATCCGCTGGTCGGCCGGGTGCGCGACGCCGTGGGCGGACTGCCCGTCACGCTCGTCGGTGACGGCGTCGCGATGACCGCCGCCGAACACTGGCGGGGCGCCGCCCGCGGTTACGACAACGCCCTGTGCATGGTCGTCTCGACCGGTGTGGGCGGCGGCCTGGTGCTGGGGGGTGTGCTGCGCGCGGGTCCCACCGGGAACGCGGGGCACATCGGTCACATCAGCGTGGACCTGGACGGGGACTCCTGCCCGTGCGGGTCGCGCGGCTGCGTGGAGCGCATCGCCAGCGGGCCGAACATCGCCCGCCGGGCGCTGGCCGACGGCTGGCTGCCCGGCCCGGACGGAGACGCCACCGCCGCCGCGGTCGCCGCAGCGGCCCGCTCGGGCGACCCGGTCGCCACCGCCTCCTTCGAGCGCGCGGCCCAGGCGCTGGCCGCGGGGATCGCCGCCACGGCGACCCTCGTCGAGATCGACATCGCCGTGATCGGCGGGGGAGTGGCGGGCGCGGGCGAGGTGCTCTTCGCCCCGCTGCGGCGGGCGCTGCGGGACTACGCCACGCTCTCCTTCGTACAACAGCTGAAGGTGGCTCCCGCGCTCATGGGCAATGACGCGGGTCTGGTCGGGGCGGCAGCCGCCGCCTCGCTCGGCGAACCGGGCGGGGCGGCGGCGGTTGTCAGCAGCTGA
- a CDS encoding DUF6986 family protein encodes MGQQEKVATSLAGAVSEDISASLVAVDEELARHYPGDPGTRQPVHTVYVPGDAFEPRTVRSWGDQALASLDAHAPDAGSFAALLGIGTELAGPVYERVRAKLQREPVEDLRIDFEDGYGPRPDAEEDAAAARAARLVAEAYADGTAAPYMGIRMKCMEAAVRDRGIRTTDIFLTGLMQAGGLPEGLVLTLPKVTYPEQVTAFVRLLEAFEEAHGLPGGRIGFEIQIETSQSILAADGTAAVARMITAAEGRATGLHYGTFDYSACVGVSAAHQASDHPAADHAKAVMQVAAAGTGVRVSDGSTNVLPIGTTEHVHEAWRLHYGLTRRALARAYYQGWDMHPAHLPTRYAAVYAFYREGLEPAAARLAAYVAKAGGDVMDEPATAKALSGYLLRGLDCGALDSAEVTGLTGLTRADLDGFASPRRADLTVTAP; translated from the coding sequence CCCGCCAGCCCGTCCATACGGTGTACGTACCCGGGGACGCGTTCGAGCCCCGGACCGTCCGCTCCTGGGGCGACCAGGCCCTCGCCTCGCTCGACGCACACGCGCCGGACGCCGGCTCCTTCGCCGCGCTCCTCGGAATCGGTACCGAACTGGCGGGCCCGGTGTACGAGCGGGTGCGCGCCAAACTGCAGCGCGAGCCCGTGGAGGACCTGCGCATCGACTTCGAGGACGGTTACGGCCCGCGCCCCGACGCCGAGGAGGACGCGGCGGCGGCCCGCGCCGCCCGACTGGTGGCCGAGGCGTACGCCGACGGCACGGCCGCCCCGTACATGGGCATCCGCATGAAGTGTATGGAGGCAGCGGTCCGCGACCGCGGAATCCGCACCACGGACATCTTCCTCACCGGGCTGATGCAGGCCGGCGGGCTGCCCGAAGGGCTGGTCCTGACCCTGCCCAAGGTCACCTATCCCGAGCAGGTCACCGCGTTCGTCCGGCTCCTCGAAGCCTTCGAGGAGGCCCACGGCCTGCCCGGCGGGCGGATCGGCTTCGAGATCCAGATCGAGACCAGCCAGTCCATCCTCGCCGCCGACGGCACCGCCGCCGTCGCCAGGATGATCACCGCGGCGGAGGGCAGGGCCACCGGACTCCACTACGGCACCTTCGACTACAGCGCCTGCGTCGGCGTCAGCGCGGCCCACCAGGCCAGTGACCACCCCGCCGCCGACCACGCCAAGGCCGTGATGCAGGTGGCGGCGGCCGGTACCGGCGTCCGTGTCTCGGACGGTTCCACCAATGTGCTGCCGATCGGGACGACCGAGCACGTCCACGAGGCCTGGCGGCTGCACTACGGCCTCACCCGCCGTGCGCTGGCCCGTGCGTACTACCAGGGCTGGGACATGCACCCGGCTCATCTGCCGACCCGGTACGCCGCCGTGTACGCCTTCTACCGCGAGGGCCTGGAGCCCGCCGCCGCCCGGCTCGCCGCGTACGTGGCCAAGGCCGGCGGCGACGTCATGGACGAGCCCGCGACCGCCAAGGCGCTCAGCGGTTACCTGCTGCGCGGTCTGGACTGCGGCGCCCTCGACTCCGCGGAGGTCACCGGGCTCACCGGCCTGACCCGCGCCGACCTGGACGGCTTCGCGAGCCCGCGCCGCGCGGACCTGACGGTGACGGCCCCTTGA